Proteins from a genomic interval of Leeia speluncae:
- a CDS encoding AEC family transporter, with translation MISELMLAIVPIALLIILGKCLKHFGVLADAFWAPAEKLGYYVLLPALFIHGLATANLSALPIASMASVLILSTLLAAVVLVVLRPWMPVDGAAFTSVFQGGVRFNNYVGVSAAVGLFGSSGMALSALVNAATVPTVNILCVLVFSRFSQQLTFSVRGVCKQLFTNPLLVACVIGIVLQVTHIGLPWVLTPLFKTLGQASLPLGLLCVGAALDFSAAKQWVMPVSIASLVKFVMMPLMTLGLGKYMGLTGVSLQTAILFQALPTASSAYILARNLGGDAPLMAGIIAVQTLLAAIALPMVMWLLW, from the coding sequence ATGATAAGTGAACTCATGCTGGCGATTGTGCCAATTGCCTTGCTGATTATCTTGGGTAAGTGCTTAAAGCATTTTGGGGTGCTGGCCGATGCATTTTGGGCGCCAGCTGAAAAATTGGGGTATTACGTTTTACTACCCGCGCTGTTTATCCATGGTTTGGCAACGGCTAATTTATCTGCGTTACCCATTGCGAGCATGGCCTCTGTATTGATACTAAGCACCCTATTGGCTGCCGTGGTGCTGGTTGTTTTACGGCCTTGGATGCCGGTGGATGGCGCGGCATTTACCTCTGTGTTTCAAGGCGGGGTTCGGTTTAATAATTATGTGGGGGTCTCTGCTGCGGTTGGGTTATTTGGAAGTAGTGGCATGGCGCTATCTGCTTTGGTGAATGCAGCCACCGTTCCAACGGTGAATATCTTGTGTGTATTGGTGTTTTCTCGGTTTAGCCAGCAGTTAACTTTTTCGGTTCGCGGGGTGTGTAAGCAATTATTTACCAACCCGCTATTAGTTGCTTGTGTGATTGGCATTGTGTTGCAGGTCACCCATATTGGTTTGCCGTGGGTGTTGACGCCATTATTTAAAACCTTGGGTCAGGCCTCTTTGCCGCTTGGCTTGCTCTGTGTGGGCGCCGCGTTAGATTTTTCTGCGGCTAAACAGTGGGTAATGCCGGTGAGTATTGCTTCGCTGGTGAAGTTTGTGATGATGCCGCTGATGACACTTGGGCTAGGCAAGTACATGGGGCTAACTGGAGTGTCTTTGCAAACGGCGATTTTATTTCAGGCACTGCCAACGGCGTCTTCTGCTTACATTTTGGCGAGAAACTTAGGTGGCGATGCGCCATTAATGGCGGGGATTATTGCGGTGCAGACGTTACTGGCGGCAATTGCCTTGCCAATGGTGATGTGGCTTTTGTGGTGA
- the infA gene encoding translation initiation factor IF-1 — MAKEELLEMQGAVTEVLPDSRYLVTLENGHSLIAYAAGKMRKNHIRIIAGDKVTLELSPYDLNKGRIIFRFIEGARSAARPPVRR; from the coding sequence ATGGCAAAAGAAGAACTACTGGAAATGCAAGGTGCTGTCACCGAAGTATTGCCAGACTCACGTTACCTAGTCACCCTAGAAAATGGCCACTCGCTCATTGCGTATGCTGCCGGAAAAATGCGTAAAAACCATATCCGCATTATTGCTGGTGATAAAGTCACCCTAGAACTTTCTCCATATGACCTAAACAAAGGTCGTATTATTTTCCGCTTTATCGAAGGCGCAAGAAGCGCAGCGCGCCCACCGGTTAGACGCTAA
- a CDS encoding cold-shock protein — translation MANGTVKWFNETKGFGFIKQDDGGEDLFAHFSAIQSKGFKTLAEGQKVTYEVVKGAKGLQAANINVL, via the coding sequence ATGGCAAACGGTACAGTAAAATGGTTCAACGAAACTAAAGGTTTCGGTTTCATCAAACAAGACGACGGTGGCGAAGACCTATTTGCACACTTCTCTGCTATTCAGAGCAAAGGTTTCAAAACCTTAGCTGAAGGCCAGAAAGTAACTTACGAAGTAGTTAAAGGCGCTAAAGGCCTTCAAGCTGCTAACATCAACGTACTATAA
- a CDS encoding LysR family transcriptional regulator, whose protein sequence is MVSTQTNELLAVLQLHASGSFIRAADQLGITASALSKTIDRLEKRLGTKLFARSTRKVVTTAEGDRFLAHAQRIIDDLAGAEADMRHGQNIPRGTLRITVGTAFGNQQLLPALPAFMAQYPDVQLAISITDHLVDIAADGFDLGLRLGPIGHADHLVARPIATLPRKVCASPAYLAQYGEPTHPTELTHHQCLTVADIESADQWPFFIEGETQQIDVSANISVDSAESLLSLALAGGGIIRQSAFLLQSALSDGRLVEVLAPFRVDEAMPLTALYPPGRQHQAKLIVMLAFLKDRFSSAAPPLKQARNEKYLNFLRN, encoded by the coding sequence ATGGTCAGCACGCAAACCAATGAACTCCTCGCCGTCTTGCAATTACACGCCAGTGGTAGCTTTATCCGTGCGGCAGATCAGCTAGGCATTACTGCATCTGCTTTATCAAAGACGATCGATCGTCTAGAAAAACGGCTAGGCACCAAACTATTTGCCCGTAGCACCCGCAAAGTCGTTACCACCGCAGAAGGCGACCGCTTTCTCGCCCATGCCCAGCGGATTATTGATGACCTTGCCGGTGCTGAAGCCGATATGCGGCACGGGCAAAACATCCCCCGTGGCACATTGCGCATTACCGTTGGCACAGCCTTTGGCAACCAACAACTGCTCCCTGCGTTACCTGCCTTTATGGCGCAATATCCCGATGTGCAACTCGCTATTTCGATTACCGATCATCTAGTGGATATTGCCGCAGACGGGTTTGATCTTGGCCTACGTCTTGGCCCAATCGGGCATGCAGATCACTTAGTCGCCCGCCCGATTGCCACCCTACCCAGAAAAGTCTGCGCTTCACCCGCCTATTTAGCCCAATATGGCGAGCCAACCCACCCAACAGAGCTAACGCACCATCAATGCCTTACCGTTGCAGACATAGAAAGTGCAGACCAATGGCCGTTCTTCATTGAAGGGGAAACGCAACAGATAGATGTCAGCGCCAACATTAGCGTAGATAGTGCCGAATCTTTATTAAGCCTTGCGCTCGCTGGCGGCGGCATCATTCGCCAATCGGCCTTTTTATTACAATCTGCATTAAGCGATGGCAGATTGGTTGAAGTTTTAGCCCCTTTCCGGGTGGACGAAGCCATGCCACTCACCGCACTTTACCCACCTGGCCGGCAACATCAGGCCAAATTGATCGTCATGCTAGCGTTCTTAAAAGACCGGTTTAGCAGTGCTGCCCCCCCCCTAAAACAGGCTAGAAATGAAAAATATCTAAACTTCTTGCGCAATTAA
- a CDS encoding DinB family protein has product MLVNLFQYHQWANKALIRTLEENEPHLSVEDSKLAARLLQHIWVVEEIFWGNLLQIPHGYTALNLPDTPSMSVMAERLEESVLRLLVYVETLAPEVLMERVPFRFVDGTPGEMTRQGMLMHLIIHGAYHRGMIGRLLAGAGRLPPKDVLTLFLHPNNTTQ; this is encoded by the coding sequence GTGTTAGTCAATCTATTTCAGTATCACCAATGGGCGAATAAAGCGCTAATTCGCACGTTAGAGGAAAATGAACCCCATTTATCGGTAGAAGATAGCAAGTTAGCTGCACGTTTGTTGCAGCATATTTGGGTGGTGGAAGAGATATTCTGGGGAAATTTACTGCAAATTCCGCATGGCTATACTGCGCTGAATTTGCCTGACACGCCTAGCATGAGTGTGATGGCGGAGCGGCTAGAAGAGAGTGTGCTTCGTTTGTTGGTTTATGTGGAAACGCTTGCGCCGGAGGTATTGATGGAGCGTGTGCCGTTCCGGTTTGTCGATGGGACGCCTGGGGAGATGACGCGGCAGGGGATGCTGATGCATTTGATTATTCACGGGGCTTACCACCGAGGGATGATTGGCCGTCTATTGGCTGGTGCTGGGCGATTACCACCCAAAGATGTGCTGACCTTGTTTCTTCATCCAAATAACACAACTCAGTAA
- a CDS encoding OsmC family protein: MALYTVDVRWERGEADFLGKKYSRRHWWKFDGGIEIAASSSPHVVPLPMSDEHAVDPEEAFVASLSSCHMLWFLDFASRAGFCVDTYHDAALGRMGKNEEGKVAMTKVTLRPTTTFSGDQQPTVDELHALHHQAHSACFIANSVKTEVRCEPVLG; the protein is encoded by the coding sequence ATGGCTTTATATACAGTGGATGTGCGGTGGGAGCGTGGTGAGGCGGACTTTTTAGGGAAAAAATATTCGCGTCGTCACTGGTGGAAGTTTGATGGGGGGATTGAAATCGCTGCCTCTTCTTCGCCCCATGTGGTGCCGTTGCCGATGTCTGACGAACACGCAGTCGACCCAGAAGAGGCGTTTGTGGCATCGCTCTCTAGTTGCCATATGCTGTGGTTTTTAGACTTTGCTTCGCGGGCAGGGTTTTGTGTCGATACTTACCACGATGCTGCGCTAGGAAGAATGGGAAAAAACGAAGAAGGTAAAGTCGCGATGACCAAAGTCACCCTACGCCCTACCACGACGTTTAGCGGCGATCAGCAACCAACTGTAGACGAACTGCATGCCTTACATCACCAAGCGCATTCGGCGTGTTTTATTGCGAACTCGGTGAAAACAGAAGTGAGATGCGAACCGGTGCTGGGGTAG
- a CDS encoding GntR family transcriptional regulator, with protein sequence MSLKIDRNTKTLRELTLEKMRDAILGAYFHPGDRLVERTLCEELGVSRTVVREVLRHLETEGLVESLPQQGPIVARVDKAKASQIYELRALLEGHAAAAFAQQASEEAVQALSEALAHIYEAFEQHDFKQILKQTTSFYEVLFLGANQTVAWEMVQQLNARINRLRGMTVGSKDRSKESMQEMQALFDAVKARDAQKATEAAVYHVRKAGSIAISLLVDTPE encoded by the coding sequence TTGTCTTTAAAGATAGATCGGAATACAAAAACACTGCGAGAGCTGACACTGGAAAAAATGCGTGACGCCATTTTAGGTGCTTATTTTCATCCGGGTGATCGCTTAGTAGAACGTACCCTATGCGAAGAGCTAGGCGTTAGCCGAACGGTAGTGAGGGAAGTCTTACGCCATCTGGAAACAGAAGGCTTAGTCGAGTCATTACCGCAGCAAGGACCAATCGTCGCAAGAGTAGATAAAGCCAAAGCCAGCCAGATTTATGAATTGCGCGCTTTATTAGAAGGACACGCAGCGGCTGCGTTTGCCCAACAAGCGTCCGAAGAAGCGGTGCAAGCATTATCAGAAGCACTGGCGCATATCTATGAAGCGTTTGAACAGCATGACTTTAAACAGATTCTAAAACAGACGACCAGTTTTTATGAGGTACTGTTTTTAGGGGCGAATCAAACGGTTGCTTGGGAAATGGTGCAACAACTCAATGCACGGATTAACCGATTACGTGGCATGACCGTAGGTTCAAAAGACCGCTCCAAAGAGTCCATGCAAGAAATGCAGGCACTCTTTGATGCAGTCAAAGCAAGAGACGCGCAGAAAGCCACCGAAGCAGCGGTGTATCACGTTCGCAAAGCAGGTTCGATCGCGATATCCTTATTGGTAGATACGCCAGAATAG
- a CDS encoding ABC transporter ATP-binding protein yields MSNTFLSIRGLNKQYGNVVAIDHVSLEVKKGEFMTFLGPSGSGKSTTLYIVAGFQDPTEGQVLLGGESLLKVQPNRRNIGMVFQRYTLFPHLTVGENVAFPLRVRGKSEAEIANKVDEMLKLVHLKGYQNRMPSQLSGGQQQRVAIARALAYDPPLLLMDEPLSALDKKLREELQFELRRIHQETGVTILYVTHDQEEALRLSDRIAVFNEGRIEQCGTGEDLYERPETKFVAGFIGNSNFLPVKVSQVAAGSAEISFPDGSRGSTASTVMDLKTGGEASLMIRPDRLTLAKEAGASADQVALPVTIKDTTFLGDSLYFAAVTPWNQEITVRTPMISANPHEFSIGDQVFAKWHAEKSQIFSA; encoded by the coding sequence ATGTCTAATACCTTTCTAAGTATTCGTGGCTTAAATAAGCAATACGGTAATGTAGTAGCGATTGACCATGTCTCGCTGGAAGTGAAAAAAGGCGAGTTCATGACTTTCCTTGGCCCATCTGGTTCTGGCAAAAGTACCACGCTCTATATTGTGGCGGGCTTCCAAGACCCCACCGAAGGGCAAGTTTTACTGGGTGGCGAATCACTACTAAAAGTACAACCCAACCGCCGTAATATTGGCATGGTTTTCCAGCGTTACACCTTATTCCCTCACCTAACCGTGGGTGAAAACGTGGCATTTCCGCTGCGGGTTCGTGGCAAATCAGAAGCAGAGATTGCCAATAAAGTAGATGAAATGCTGAAACTGGTGCACCTAAAAGGCTACCAAAACCGCATGCCTTCACAATTGTCTGGGGGGCAGCAACAACGTGTCGCCATTGCCCGTGCGCTGGCCTATGATCCACCACTGTTGCTAATGGATGAGCCACTATCCGCACTAGATAAAAAACTGCGTGAAGAACTGCAGTTCGAATTACGTCGTATTCACCAAGAAACCGGCGTCACTATTTTGTATGTGACACACGATCAGGAAGAAGCCCTTCGCTTATCCGACCGTATTGCCGTCTTTAATGAAGGACGAATTGAGCAATGTGGAACAGGCGAAGACCTTTACGAGCGTCCTGAAACCAAGTTTGTCGCGGGGTTTATTGGTAACTCGAATTTCCTACCGGTAAAAGTAAGCCAAGTAGCGGCTGGTTCAGCCGAAATTAGCTTCCCGGATGGTTCGAGAGGCAGTACGGCATCGACGGTAATGGATCTAAAAACTGGCGGGGAGGCTAGTTTAATGATTCGTCCAGATCGCTTAACACTCGCCAAAGAAGCGGGCGCTAGCGCAGACCAAGTTGCTTTACCGGTGACAATTAAAGACACAACATTCCTTGGTGACAGTTTATACTTTGCAGCAGTGACGCCATGGAACCAAGAAATTACCGTCCGTACACCGATGATCTCTGCAAACCCGCATGAGTTTTCCATTGGGGATCAGGTATTTGCAAAGTGGCATGCAGAAAAGAGTCAGATTTTTAGCGCTTGA
- a CDS encoding ABC transporter permease: MLLDYDRLGLLKWPLVVICVLVSLFLLLPIVFIAALSFGDSQWLQFPPPGWTLRWYDELFHDSGWVEAFLTSTKIALIVTVLSVVLGLMASLALHKGKFPGKKLLQALFLTPMVLPVVVLAVALYALFLKFNLTGSMLGYVIGHLIIALPFSIITISNSLETFEFALEDAAMICGATPLQVKLKVTIPAIKLGIFAAAIFSFLISWDEVVLSIFMATPGMQTLPVRIWGAMRQDLSPVIAAASTLLIGFTIILMLLAKMVRKGK; encoded by the coding sequence ATGTTATTAGATTATGACCGACTTGGATTATTGAAATGGCCACTGGTTGTTATCTGTGTGCTAGTTAGCCTATTTCTATTATTGCCCATTGTGTTCATTGCCGCACTCTCGTTTGGCGACTCACAATGGTTACAGTTTCCTCCGCCTGGATGGACCCTACGTTGGTACGATGAATTATTTCACGACAGCGGCTGGGTGGAGGCATTTTTAACCAGTACCAAAATTGCCCTGATTGTGACCGTTCTATCGGTTGTACTGGGGTTAATGGCGTCACTTGCCCTACATAAGGGTAAGTTTCCTGGTAAAAAATTGCTGCAAGCACTGTTTTTAACACCGATGGTCTTGCCCGTGGTGGTATTAGCCGTTGCGCTTTATGCCTTATTCCTCAAATTTAACCTAACCGGTTCAATGTTGGGATATGTGATTGGCCATTTAATCATCGCGCTACCATTCTCCATCATCACGATTTCTAACTCATTAGAAACGTTTGAGTTTGCGTTAGAAGATGCCGCGATGATTTGTGGTGCCACCCCCTTGCAGGTCAAACTCAAGGTCACCATTCCCGCTATCAAGTTAGGGATTTTTGCCGCCGCCATTTTCTCCTTCCTCATCTCTTGGGATGAAGTGGTGTTATCGATTTTCATGGCAACCCCTGGCATGCAAACCCTACCTGTTCGTATCTGGGGAGCAATGCGGCAAGATTTAAGCCCTGTGATTGCAGCGGCATCGACCTTGTTGATTGGATTTACGATCATTCTTATGTTGCTGGCAAAAATGGTCAGAAAAGGAAAGTAA
- a CDS encoding ABC transporter permease: MSADSLLASATAPVPKPKSTRWKGFHYLIPILLLLGLFFVIPVLGLLLRSVLEPSLGLENYKELFGSLTYAKVFYNTFLVATVVTLVTILFGFPVAWLMSMMPARWSALVFGILILSMWTNLLARTYAWMVLLQQTGFINRILMSIGIIDEPLQLVNNLIGVTIGMTYIMLPFLIMPLHSTFKSIDPSVLRAAAVCGASRWQAFWKILLPLALPGLASGGLMVFVMSLGYFVTPSLLGGTSNMMLAELIAQLVQSLLNWGLAGAAAMVLLVITLGLYAVQLHYFGRDKHGHN; encoded by the coding sequence ATGTCTGCTGATTCATTGCTCGCATCAGCAACGGCGCCGGTACCGAAGCCGAAATCAACCCGCTGGAAAGGGTTTCATTATTTGATCCCTATCTTGCTATTACTCGGGTTGTTTTTTGTGATTCCGGTATTAGGCTTGTTGTTACGTAGCGTACTAGAGCCATCGCTTGGGCTTGAAAACTACAAAGAACTTTTTGGTTCACTGACCTATGCCAAGGTGTTTTACAACACTTTCTTAGTGGCAACCGTCGTTACCCTTGTAACCATCTTGTTTGGTTTTCCAGTTGCCTGGTTGATGAGCATGATGCCTGCTCGCTGGAGTGCCTTGGTATTTGGTATTTTGATCCTCTCGATGTGGACCAACTTACTCGCGAGAACATACGCTTGGATGGTGCTGTTGCAGCAGACAGGTTTTATTAACCGTATTTTGATGTCGATTGGCATCATTGATGAGCCATTGCAGTTGGTAAACAACTTGATCGGCGTAACGATTGGCATGACCTACATCATGCTACCGTTTCTGATTATGCCCTTACATTCCACCTTTAAAAGCATTGATCCATCTGTTCTACGGGCAGCCGCCGTCTGTGGGGCAAGTCGCTGGCAAGCTTTCTGGAAAATCTTGCTGCCATTGGCCTTGCCGGGGTTAGCGTCTGGTGGATTAATGGTCTTTGTGATGTCACTTGGTTACTTTGTCACGCCATCCCTCCTTGGCGGAACATCTAACATGATGCTGGCAGAGTTAATTGCTCAATTAGTTCAGTCGTTACTGAATTGGGGCTTAGCCGGTGCCGCAGCCATGGTACTACTCGTCATTACTCTCGGTTTGTATGCGGTCCAGTTGCATTATTTTGGCCGCGACAAGCATGGTCATAACTAA
- a CDS encoding ABC transporter substrate-binding protein encodes MKQNQKVMNISAAILVAFTGHMATADSMVFTSWGGTTQDAQKKAWAEPFAAASGVSVQMDGPTDYGKFKAMVDSGNVAWDVVDVEYDFAFKAAKDGLLEPLDFKVINKNSIDKRFLTSHAVGSFYYSFVLGYNKANFKGTQPTTWADLFDLKKYPGKRTFYKWSAPGVLEIALLADGVPANKLYPLDLDRAFKKLDTIKSQIVWWSGGAQSQQLLASGEAPIGMFWNGRIHALQKSGTSVGVSWDKNLTGADMLVVPKGTKNKAAAMKFLAYATGADAQAKFATETAYAPVNPAAKAKLPADMMKLMPDQYTKSQINMNMNYWSENRDIIAKRWYAWQAQ; translated from the coding sequence ATGAAACAAAACCAAAAGGTAATGAACATCTCAGCCGCTATTCTTGTGGCATTTACTGGTCACATGGCAACGGCCGATAGTATGGTCTTCACCAGTTGGGGCGGTACCACACAGGACGCACAAAAGAAAGCTTGGGCAGAACCATTTGCAGCGGCTAGCGGCGTTAGCGTGCAAATGGATGGCCCGACCGATTACGGCAAATTCAAAGCCATGGTCGATAGCGGCAATGTCGCTTGGGACGTGGTAGATGTAGAGTATGACTTCGCGTTCAAAGCTGCAAAAGATGGCTTGCTAGAACCGTTAGATTTTAAAGTCATCAATAAAAACAGCATTGATAAGCGCTTCTTGACCTCTCACGCCGTGGGTAGCTTCTACTACTCTTTTGTATTGGGTTACAACAAAGCCAACTTCAAAGGCACACAACCGACTACTTGGGCAGATTTATTTGATCTGAAAAAATACCCCGGTAAACGTACTTTCTACAAATGGTCTGCGCCTGGCGTATTGGAAATTGCGTTGCTAGCAGATGGCGTACCAGCAAACAAACTTTACCCGCTTGATTTAGATCGTGCCTTTAAAAAGCTAGATACCATCAAGAGCCAAATCGTGTGGTGGTCGGGTGGTGCACAGTCTCAGCAATTGTTAGCTTCTGGCGAAGCGCCAATTGGTATGTTCTGGAATGGCCGTATCCACGCATTGCAAAAATCTGGCACTAGCGTAGGTGTATCTTGGGATAAAAACCTGACCGGTGCAGACATGCTGGTGGTACCAAAGGGAACCAAGAATAAAGCAGCTGCGATGAAATTCTTGGCTTATGCAACAGGCGCAGATGCACAAGCAAAATTCGCCACCGAAACCGCCTACGCACCCGTCAATCCAGCGGCAAAAGCCAAGTTGCCTGCTGACATGATGAAGCTAATGCCAGACCAGTACACCAAGTCTCAGATAAATATGAACATGAACTACTGGTCAGAAAACCGCGACATCATTGCAAAACGCTGGTACGCATGGCAGGCCCAGTAA
- a CDS encoding NIPSNAP family protein, whose translation MFYEMRTYRLKTGTLPQYLQLVGEEGIRLQKQYLGNLVGYFYSEIGPLNQIVHIWAYESLDDRERRRNALAADPAWIAFAPKIQALLEEMESKIMKPTAFSPLS comes from the coding sequence ATGTTTTATGAAATGCGTACTTATCGCTTAAAAACCGGCACATTGCCGCAGTACCTACAGTTAGTAGGCGAAGAAGGTATTCGCCTACAAAAACAGTATTTGGGTAATTTGGTGGGCTATTTTTATTCTGAAATTGGTCCGTTAAACCAGATTGTTCATATTTGGGCGTATGAAAGTTTGGATGATCGTGAGCGTCGCAGAAATGCGTTAGCGGCAGACCCGGCATGGATTGCCTTTGCTCCGAAAATTCAGGCGCTCTTGGAGGAAATGGAATCCAAGATCATGAAACCCACTGCATTTTCACCTTTGTCATGA
- a CDS encoding aldehyde dehydrogenase, translating into MQVFQQYINGVFEDGSKTFESFDPSTSQSWARMPAATAADVNRAVEAAHNAFLDPTWANMSATQRGKLLVRLAELITANTPWLAELETRDTGKIIRETSSQIGYVAEYYRYFGGLADKLHGAHLPIDKPDMDVTLRREPIGVVAAIVPWNSQLFLSAVKLGPAIAAGCTVVLKASEEGPAPLLAFAKLVHEAGFPAGVVNVITGFGDDCGKTLTSHPLVSRIAFTGGPETAQHIVRNSANNLAATSLELGGKSPVVVFDDVNVDSVANSIVAGIFAASGQSCVAGSRLIVQRAIKDELLRKLAEKATQIQIGNPHDMQTEMGPLATTRQLAHIQQVVEESISQGATLVCGGKRHPTLVDGNYYLPTILDCPHKDIASIRKELFGPVLSVIAFDTEAEAIALANDSAYGLASGVFTANLTRGHRMTRAIRAGIVWVNTYRAVSPIVPFGGYGMSGLGREGGSESILDYTRTKSVWIRTSDDPIPDPFVMR; encoded by the coding sequence TTGCAAGTATTCCAGCAGTATATAAATGGCGTGTTTGAAGATGGTAGCAAAACTTTTGAAAGTTTTGATCCATCTACCAGCCAGTCTTGGGCACGGATGCCTGCGGCAACAGCAGCAGATGTTAATCGGGCAGTTGAAGCCGCGCATAACGCCTTTTTAGACCCGACTTGGGCCAATATGAGTGCCACCCAACGAGGCAAGTTGTTGGTTCGCCTCGCTGAATTAATCACAGCGAACACACCTTGGTTGGCTGAATTAGAAACCCGAGATACCGGCAAGATTATTCGGGAAACTAGTAGCCAGATTGGTTATGTTGCAGAGTACTACCGTTATTTTGGTGGCCTTGCAGACAAACTGCATGGTGCACACTTACCCATCGACAAACCCGATATGGACGTCACCCTTCGCCGTGAACCCATCGGCGTTGTCGCGGCGATTGTGCCTTGGAATTCTCAGCTGTTTCTATCGGCAGTGAAACTAGGCCCAGCAATAGCAGCGGGTTGTACGGTGGTCCTAAAAGCATCTGAAGAAGGCCCGGCCCCATTATTAGCCTTTGCTAAATTAGTGCATGAAGCCGGCTTTCCTGCAGGTGTAGTGAATGTGATAACCGGGTTTGGAGATGACTGCGGTAAAACGCTAACCAGCCATCCACTCGTATCACGGATTGCGTTTACCGGTGGCCCAGAAACGGCACAACACATTGTGCGTAATTCGGCGAACAACCTAGCAGCAACCTCCCTAGAGCTCGGTGGTAAGTCACCTGTTGTGGTGTTTGATGACGTAAATGTAGATAGCGTCGCCAACAGTATTGTCGCGGGTATTTTTGCGGCATCCGGCCAAAGCTGTGTGGCAGGTTCTCGGTTAATTGTTCAGCGCGCAATCAAGGATGAACTGCTTCGCAAGCTAGCTGAAAAAGCCACCCAAATCCAAATTGGCAACCCTCACGACATGCAAACAGAAATGGGGCCATTGGCAACCACTCGTCAATTGGCGCATATCCAGCAAGTGGTGGAAGAAAGCATTTCGCAAGGGGCAACGCTAGTGTGCGGTGGCAAACGCCATCCTACCTTAGTCGATGGTAACTATTACCTACCAACCATCTTAGATTGCCCACATAAAGACATCGCCAGTATTCGGAAAGAACTATTTGGCCCTGTACTGAGCGTCATCGCCTTTGATACCGAAGCAGAAGCCATTGCGCTAGCAAACGATAGTGCTTACGGCCTAGCGTCTGGTGTTTTTACCGCCAACCTTACCCGTGGCCACCGCATGACGCGGGCGATTCGGGCAGGGATTGTTTGGGTGAATACGTACCGTGCTGTTTCACCGATTGTCCCTTTCGGTGGTTATGGCATGAGTGGGCTTGGCAGAGAAGGTGGCAGTGAATCTATCTTAGATTACACCCGCACCAAATCGGTCTGGATTCGTACCTCTGACGATCCAATCCCTGATCCATTTGTAATGCGATAA